One window from the genome of Nicotiana sylvestris chromosome 9, ASM39365v2, whole genome shotgun sequence encodes:
- the LOC138877884 gene encoding secreted RxLR effector protein 161-like, with product MARTMLIDSGIAKYFWAKAVNTACYLVNRCMIRSLLNKTSYKLLKRFDMETSKVIDTLIVIATHLDMDEPGSPINKTMYRGIIGSLVYLTASRPDIVLSVGLCARFQSNPKESHLKTAKRILRYLKGTQDLVLYYPSGDSFNLIGYAYTDYAGYLVDRKSTSGMTHFIGS from the coding sequence atggcaagaacaatgcttaTTGACAGTGGGATTGCAAAGTATTTCTGGGCAAAAGCTGTCAATACTGCGTGCTACttagtgaacaggtgcatgatcaggtcACTTCTGAACAAAACTTCATATAAGCTACTAAAAAGGTTTGATATGGAAACATCAAAAGTCATTGACACTCTCATTGTCATAGCCACCCATCTAGacatggatgaacctggttccCCTATAAATAAGACCATGTATAGAGGGATCATAGGGTCACTCGTGTATCTCACTGCAAGTAGACCAGACATTGTTTTAAGTGTGGGTCtttgtgcaaggtttcaatccaATCCAAAGGAGTCTCATCTGAAGACTGCCAAGAGAATACTGAGATATCTTAAAGGAACGCAGGACCTGGTCCTTTATTATCCCTCAGGTGACAGCTTTAATCTTATTGGATATGCTTACACTGATTATGCAGGATATCTGGTGGACAGaaaaagcacttctggaatgACACATTTTATAGGCTCCTGA